A genomic stretch from Cloacibacterium caeni includes:
- a CDS encoding DUF493 domain-containing protein has product MIEVTGNEPFDEQAEFYASLKINLEKNHNFPEDYLYKFIIVNNQEKLTEIYKVFDGTKNTFSTRESSNGKYISITIQCFVLDAEHVIRLYQEVAKIEGVIML; this is encoded by the coding sequence ATGATAGAAGTAACAGGAAACGAACCATTTGATGAACAAGCAGAATTTTATGCTTCTTTAAAAATAAATTTAGAGAAAAATCACAATTTCCCTGAAGATTATCTTTATAAATTCATCATTGTCAATAATCAAGAAAAACTTACCGAAATTTATAAGGTTTTTGACGGGACCAAAAATACTTTTTCTACCAGAGAAAGCAGTAACGGAAAATACATCAGCATTACGATACAATGTTTTGTACTCGATGCGGAGCATGTGATCAGACTTTATCAGGAAGTTGCCAAAATTGAAGGCGTAATTATGTTATAG
- a CDS encoding ArsC/Spx/MgsR family protein has product MITILHNNRCGKSRAALQYLESKELQFEVRNYLENPLSEVEIEDLLSKLDTSIHNIIRKNEDLWKENFSETTYSDSGLVSILANYPKLLQRPIVIKDNKAIIAREIEKLEKFL; this is encoded by the coding sequence ATGATTACCATCTTACATAATAATCGCTGCGGAAAATCTAGAGCTGCCTTACAGTATTTAGAATCTAAAGAATTACAGTTTGAAGTAAGAAATTACTTAGAAAACCCATTGTCTGAAGTAGAAATAGAAGATTTATTATCTAAATTAGATACTTCAATACATAACATTATCAGAAAAAATGAAGATTTGTGGAAAGAAAATTTCTCAGAAACAACGTATTCTGATAGTGGTTTAGTTTCTATTTTGGCAAATTATCCTAAACTTTTACAAAGACCAATTGTGATAAAAGATAATAAAGCCATCATCGCAAGAGAAATAGAAAAATTAGAAAAATTTCTATAA
- a CDS encoding carboxypeptidase-like regulatory domain-containing protein — translation MKNITFILIFLISILGYSQIISGKITDIDNKPISGARIGIENTDFGDQSDENGNFEIDFTNFDKNSNIKVLISEFQPYKIKILDFINSDKKIVLTEKIVNIEPVNINPKKYKFKNFGTSNAKTIYCGYDSEKKDKLFREYAIKVENRKHLKVKKINVNIVNDSFIDSATLIFDVQGSKNDFPDDTKSLTSETLKFTFTKNDIVNKKISLDVSDQNIWTNEDFFVLVRVEDNLKGKLYFGGNIFAFSKNTYYRNYYGEWKKYSAGEPSINVDVQIEK, via the coding sequence ATGAAAAATATCACATTTATTTTAATTTTTCTAATTTCAATTCTTGGTTATTCTCAAATAATTTCAGGGAAAATAACTGACATAGATAATAAACCAATTTCAGGTGCAAGAATTGGAATTGAAAACACTGATTTTGGAGATCAATCTGATGAAAATGGAAACTTTGAAATTGACTTCACAAATTTTGATAAAAATTCAAATATTAAAGTTCTTATAAGTGAATTTCAACCTTACAAAATCAAAATTTTAGATTTTATAAATTCTGACAAAAAAATCGTTTTGACAGAAAAAATTGTAAACATTGAGCCTGTTAATATTAATCCAAAAAAGTATAAGTTTAAAAATTTTGGAACTTCAAATGCAAAAACTATTTATTGTGGATATGATTCAGAAAAAAAAGACAAACTTTTTCGTGAATATGCAATTAAAGTTGAAAATAGAAAACATTTGAAAGTAAAAAAAATTAATGTGAATATTGTAAATGATTCATTTATTGATTCTGCGACCCTAATTTTTGACGTTCAAGGTTCTAAAAATGATTTTCCTGACGATACCAAATCTCTAACAAGTGAAACGCTAAAGTTTACTTTTACGAAAAATGATATTGTAAATAAGAAAATATCTTTGGATGTTTCAGACCAAAATATTTGGACAAATGAGGACTTTTTCGTTTTGGTTAGAGTTGAAGATAATCTAAAAGGAAAACTCTATTTTGGTGGAAATATTTTTGCCTTTTCAAAAAATACTTATTATAGAAACTATTATGGAGAGTGGAAGAAATATTCAGCAGGTGAACCTTCAATAAATGTAGATGTTCAAATAGAGAAATAA
- a CDS encoding deoxynucleoside kinase has product MHIAVTGNIGAGKTTLTTMLSKHYGWDAQFEDVDHNPYLEDFYEDMSKWSFALQIYFLGSRFRQVKEIRESGKNIVQDRTIYEDAYIFAENLNDMGLLTERDFNNYSSVFHLMKSFVSAPDLLIYLKSDVPNLVKKIYKRGRDYEASISIEYLSKLNEKYEKWISNYKEGKLLIIEVDDLDFVERPEDFGYILEKIEAELHGLF; this is encoded by the coding sequence ATGCATATTGCTGTTACTGGAAACATAGGCGCGGGAAAAACTACTCTAACTACCATGTTGTCAAAACATTATGGTTGGGATGCGCAATTTGAAGATGTAGATCATAACCCATATTTAGAAGACTTTTACGAAGACATGAGCAAATGGAGTTTTGCGCTCCAAATCTATTTCTTAGGAAGCAGATTTCGCCAGGTAAAAGAAATTAGAGAAAGTGGTAAAAATATAGTTCAAGACAGAACCATCTACGAAGATGCTTATATTTTTGCGGAAAACTTAAATGATATGGGCTTGCTTACCGAAAGAGATTTTAACAATTATTCTTCGGTGTTTCATCTGATGAAATCCTTTGTTTCGGCACCAGATTTGCTTATTTATTTAAAGTCAGATGTTCCTAATTTAGTAAAGAAAATCTACAAAAGAGGAAGAGATTATGAAGCCAGCATTAGCATAGAATATTTATCTAAACTAAACGAAAAATACGAAAAATGGATTTCTAACTACAAAGAAGGGAAACTACTCATTATAGAAGTAGATGATTTAGATTTTGTAGAAAGACCAGAAGATTTCGGGTATATTTTAGAGAAAATAGAAGCAGAATTGCACGGACTTTTTTAA
- a CDS encoding TIGR01777 family oxidoreductase: MKILITGATGLIGKYLVRKLKENGHEIVILTRKKTGNPNEFQWNPNENFIEDAAFENIEAIIHLAGATIAKRWTKVYKKELYSSRINAANLLKSYSEKHQIKLKSFISASGINYYGTFTSDEILTENSPIKKLDFLAELSVDWEKSAYQFSEISERVVCLRTAMVLAKEGGSFVPLKKLTDFNLASPVGKGKQWMNWIHIEDLANMYVEAIENPQYNGSYNAVADETVTNETFMKSMAQKSNKFFLPIPVPAFMMKMIMGEMSSIILEGSRASNEKIKSTGFTFKYPNLNLALEDLINK, encoded by the coding sequence ATGAAAATATTAATCACAGGAGCCACTGGTTTAATCGGGAAATACTTAGTTCGAAAACTAAAAGAAAATGGTCATGAAATTGTAATTTTGACCAGAAAAAAAACCGGAAACCCTAATGAATTTCAATGGAATCCTAATGAAAATTTCATAGAAGATGCTGCTTTTGAAAACATAGAAGCCATCATTCATTTAGCTGGTGCTACCATTGCCAAAAGATGGACAAAAGTATACAAAAAAGAACTTTACAGCTCAAGAATTAATGCTGCAAATCTTCTCAAATCATACTCAGAAAAGCATCAAATCAAACTAAAAAGTTTCATCTCAGCTTCTGGAATAAATTATTACGGAACTTTTACGAGTGATGAAATTCTCACTGAAAATTCGCCCATCAAAAAACTAGATTTTTTGGCAGAACTATCAGTGGATTGGGAAAAATCTGCTTATCAATTTTCTGAGATTTCAGAACGTGTGGTTTGTCTAAGAACAGCAATGGTTTTGGCAAAAGAAGGCGGAAGTTTTGTTCCATTGAAAAAATTGACGGATTTCAACTTGGCTTCACCTGTAGGAAAAGGAAAACAATGGATGAACTGGATTCACATAGAAGATTTGGCAAATATGTATGTAGAAGCGATAGAAAACCCTCAATACAATGGAAGTTACAACGCGGTAGCAGATGAAACGGTGACCAATGAAACTTTCATGAAAAGCATGGCTCAAAAATCAAATAAATTTTTCTTGCCTATTCCTGTTCCAGCATTTATGATGAAAATGATTATGGGAGAAATGTCTTCTATTATTTTAGAAGGAAGCAGAGCGTCAAACGAGAAAATAAAATCCACAGGATTTACTTTTAAATATCCAAATTTAAATCTTGCTTTAGAAGATTTAATCAACAAATAA
- a CDS encoding glutaminyl-peptide cyclotransferase, with amino-acid sequence MKKTLFVSIFALFLLTSCNKDKEILDALNTYNTEMETKGYHFGDKINLPKEVTENAESISISFGDKETSDLVVDPAFFTLGDNAVTINITKDGKVLSQDATINVFAKNPEAQLTYEIVAEYPHDKANFVQGFQLEGNTIYESDGQTGQSKILKYTLGETNATTFTAQPADVFSEGSTIVGNKVYQLTWQNKKGFIYDKSSLKLLSEFPYPNVMGEGWGLTYDGKNLIASDGTKNLYFLDVNDPSKMVKYISVAGNSEVYDQLNELEYDNGFVYANVWQKPIILKINPKSGEVVARIDFSEIVKKHNTGTDDVLNGIAFKGQNMLVTGKNWDKIYEVKIK; translated from the coding sequence ATGAAAAAAACACTTTTCGTAAGTATATTTGCCCTATTTTTATTGACTTCATGTAATAAAGACAAAGAGATTTTAGACGCTCTCAATACCTATAATACAGAAATGGAAACCAAAGGTTATCATTTCGGGGACAAAATAAACCTACCCAAAGAAGTTACAGAAAACGCAGAAAGCATCAGTATCAGTTTTGGAGACAAAGAAACCAGCGATTTAGTAGTAGATCCAGCATTTTTTACTTTAGGAGATAATGCGGTAACCATCAATATTACCAAAGATGGAAAAGTACTGAGTCAAGATGCTACCATAAATGTTTTCGCCAAAAATCCAGAAGCGCAATTGACTTATGAAATCGTGGCAGAATATCCTCATGATAAGGCTAATTTTGTACAAGGATTTCAGTTAGAGGGAAACACCATTTATGAGAGTGATGGACAAACCGGACAATCTAAAATTTTAAAATATACCTTAGGTGAAACCAATGCTACAACTTTTACTGCGCAACCAGCAGATGTTTTCTCTGAAGGAAGCACGATTGTAGGAAACAAAGTATATCAGTTGACTTGGCAAAATAAAAAAGGTTTTATTTATGATAAATCATCGCTTAAACTTTTGTCAGAATTTCCTTATCCTAATGTAATGGGAGAAGGTTGGGGTTTAACGTATGATGGTAAAAATCTTATCGCTTCAGACGGAACTAAAAATCTATATTTCTTAGATGTAAATGATCCTTCTAAAATGGTAAAATACATCTCTGTAGCTGGAAATTCTGAAGTGTATGACCAATTAAATGAATTAGAATATGATAACGGTTTTGTTTACGCTAATGTTTGGCAAAAGCCGATTATTCTAAAAATTAATCCAAAATCTGGAGAAGTGGTGGCGAGAATAGATTTCTCAGAAATTGTGAAAAAACACAACACAGGAACAGATGATGTTCTCAACGGAATTGCCTTCAAAGGGCAAAATATGCTCGTTACAGGAAAAAATTGGGACAAAATCTATGAAGTAAAAATTAAGTAA